One stretch of Zingiber officinale cultivar Zhangliang chromosome 6B, Zo_v1.1, whole genome shotgun sequence DNA includes these proteins:
- the LOC121988945 gene encoding subtilisin-like protease SBT3 produces the protein MANSSGRLLWLGALVIVSTITTTSADDVATYIIHMDSAAMPAAFSDRRSWYLATLAAAVSGSSAVGDRILYVYEHAVHGFSARLSLAQLARLKQSRGFLACHVDALVKKDTTHTPAFLGLTAEGAGLWPVSRFGDNVIVGVVDTGVWPESASFRDDGLGPVPPRWRGACEIGPGFGPSACNRKLIGARSFFKGLLALDPNLTLPDPTPRDDEGHGTHTSSTAGGSRADGAAFFGYSPGKATGVAPWARLATYKALWSGFGGTSSDIIAAIDKAIADGVDVISLSLGIDDLALYQDPIAIATFAAVDQGIFVSTSAGNEGPFDGLLHNGTPWVTTVGASTVDRTFVAAVTLGDGSVVLGQSLYPGSSASIHRQLPLVFLDQCDNITLLKNNRHKIVICKVAELGIAVQNLQIAKVDAGLFISGDIFLEFYIQFPYPAAIISPQDGPTILNYINTGSEPKAMLRFRQTVLGTKPAPVVALYTSRGPSSSCPSVLKPDIVAPGSLILAAWPTNSSLGVADGHQLYSQFNIISGTSMACPHVAGVGALLKAARPEWSPAAIRSAIMTTASHLDNTGAPIKDMGHHYKHATPLAMGSGHLDPNRALEPGLIYDADTEDYLELLCAMNFTIPQIKIIAKTASIDCSNATLDLNYPSFIAYFDPNATSAGSSGGAAARQFRRRVTNVGDPTATYRAEIVQIKGFTTSVVPERLVFTERYEKQSFTLILEKVSGRKADTESHGSLSWVEEKGKYVVRSPIVATTFIPGL, from the coding sequence ATGGCGAATTCATCTGGACGGCTGCTGTGGCTCGGTGCGTTAGTAATCGTCTCTACTATTACGACAACATCTGCAGATGACGTAGCCACTTACATTATCCACATGGACTCCGCCGCCATGCCGGCTGCGTTCTCCGATCGCCGGAGTTGGTACCTCGCCACTCTCGCCGCCGCTGTCTCGGGATCCTCCGCGGTGGGCGACCGCATCCTGTACGTGTACGAACACGCGGTCCATGGCTTCAGTGCGCGGCTCTCCCTGGCGCAGCTCGCGCGGCTCAAGCAGTCGCGCGGTTTCCTGGCTTGTCACGTCGACGCCTTGGTGAAGAAGGACACCACCCACACTCCGGCATTCCTCGGTCTCACCGCCGAGGGAGCAGGTTTGTGGCCTGTCTCCCGGTTCGGAGATAATGTAATTGTCGGTGTGGTCGACACCGGCGTTTGGCCGGAGAGCGCCAGCTTCCGCGATGACGGCCTGGGGCCGGTGCCCCCCCGGTGGCGTGGAGCATGCGAGATAGGCCCCGGCTTCGGTCCCTCAGCGTGCAACCGCAAGCTCATCGGCGCACGGAGCTTCTTCAAGGGTCTTCTCGCCCTTGACCCCAACTTGACGCTCCCCGACCCAACCCCGCGCGACGACGAGGGCCACGGGACGCACACGTCGTCCACCGCGGGAGGGAGCCGCGCTGATGGCGCAGCCTTCTTCGGATACAGCCCGGGCAAGGCCACCGGCGTGGCGCCGTGGGCGCGCCTGGCGACGTACAAGGCCCTGTGGTCTGGCTTCGGTGGGACCTCGTCGGACATCATCGCGGCCATCGACAAAGCCATCGCCGATGGCGTTGATGTAATCTCTCTATCCCTGGGGATCGATGACCTGGCGCTGTACCAAGACCCCATCGCGATTGCGACGTTCGCGGCGGTCGACCAGGGAATCTTCGTCTCCACGTCAGCGGGCAACGAGGGTCCCTTCGATGGCCTGCTCCACAATGGCACTCCGTGGGTCACCACCGTGGGGGCCAGCACCGTCGATCGGACCTTCGTCGCTGCCGTCACCCTAGGCGACGGCTCCGTCGTGCTAGGCCAATCGCTGTACCCCGGCAGCTCGGCCTCCATACATAGGCAGCTTCCCCTGGTCTTTCTCGATCAATGCGATAACATCACATTGCTCAAGAACAATCGCCACAAGATCGTGATCTGCAAAGTAGCAGAATTGGGCATCGCCGTCCAAAATCTTCAAATCGCCAAAGTTGACGCCGGCCTCTTCATCTCCGGCGACATCTTCCTTGAATTCTACATTCAGTTCCCATATCCCGCCGCCATCATTAGCCCACAAGACGGCCCCACCATCTTAAACTACATCAACACCGGATCCGAACCCAAAGCCATGTTACGGTTCAGACAAACCGTTCTCGGAACCAAGCCGGCGCCGGTCGTCGCCCTGTACACCTCCCGAGGACCGTCGTCGAGCTGCCCGTCGGTTCTGAAACCCGACATTGTCGCGCCGGGTTCCTTAATCCTCGCAGCGTGGCCGACGAactcgtcgctcggcgtggctGACGGGCACCAATTGTACAGTCAGTTCAACATCATTTCCGGTACGTCCATGGCCTGCCCCCATGTCGCTGGCGTCGGAGCCTTGCTCAAGGCGGCGCGGCCGGAGTGGAGCCCGGCGGCGATCAGGTCCGCCATAATGACCACGGCAAGCCATTTAGACAACACAGGGGCTCCAATTAAGGACATGGGACACCATTACAAGCATGCCACTCCATTGGCGATGGGGTCCGGCCATCTGGACCCGAACCGGGCCCTCGAACCCGGCCTAATCTACGACGCCGACACAGAGGATTACCTCGAACTCCTCTGTGCCATGAACTTCACAATCCCACAGATCAAAATCATCGCCAAAACCGCTTCGATAGATTGCTCAAACGCGACGTTGGATCTCAACTACCCGTCCTTCATCGCCTATTTCGACCCGAACGCGACATCTGCCGGCAGCAGCGGCGGCGCAGCGGCCCGACAGTTCCGCCGGAGGGTGACCAACGTCGGCGATCCGACAGCGACGTACCGCGCGGAGATCGTGCAGATTAAAGGGTTTACCACGAGCGTGGTGCCGGAGAGATTGGTGTTCACGGAGAGGTACGAGAAGCAAAGCTTCACCTTGATCTTGGAGAAGGTGAGTGGAAGGAAAGCTGACACGGAGTCGCATGGGTCGCTGAGTTGGGTGGAGGAGAAGGGGAAGTACGTGGTGAGGAGTCCAATAGTTGCGACGACTTTTATTCCTGGTCTGTAA